The Triticum dicoccoides isolate Atlit2015 ecotype Zavitan chromosome 6A, WEW_v2.0, whole genome shotgun sequence genome has a window encoding:
- the LOC119319255 gene encoding subtilisin-like protease SBT3.9 codes for MNSKTALCGALLLLVALLPLSASTSSKLYIVYMGEKKHDDPSLVIASHHDILISVFESKDEALRSKVYSYKHGFSGFAAMLTKSQAEAIARFPEVVTVKPNTFHETHTTRSWDFLGLQHNQPPQQPGLLKQAKYGEDVIVGVIDSGIWPESRSFDDNGYGPVPARWKGKCQTGQEFNSTSCNRKIIGARWYGRGISAEVLKRNYNSPRDIHGHGTHVASTIAGREVQRVSYGGLGMGVARGGAPRARLGIYKACWVGGGCPDAAVLAAIDDAIYDGVDVLSLSIAGVGHELPGTLHAVQRGISVVFGGGNDGPVPQTISNTIPWVTTVAASTIDRSFPTLISLGNKEQLVGQSLHYNASVSSDFKELVYPESCDARSLELSNVTGKTVLCYQPAAAKSMPPQQALPMVINLTTMAGAKGLIFAQYTTNLLEILPLCRGVMPCVVVDFEIAQRIASYWRWDTGNPVVKVSPAMTTVGKGVLSPKVASFSSRGPSMLFPSILKPDIAAPGVSILAAQQGSYVFKSGTSMACPHVSAVTALLKSVHLDWSPAMIKSAIVTTASVTDCFGMPIQAEAVPRKLADPFDFGGGHIDPERAVDPGLVYDVDAREYNKFFNCTIGYLDGCESYYLNLNLPSIAVPDLKDKVVLQRSVTNVGPVEATYHLVVEAPAGIDVSVEPSVISFTKGSGRSATFMVTFTTRQRVQGGYTFGSLTWSDGSTHSVRIPIAVQTVIQDFVADTA; via the exons ATGAATTCCAAAACAGCATTATGTGGTGCTCTCctgctacttgtggcactgctgcctcttTCAGCTAGCACGTCGAGCAAA CTCTACATCGTGTATATGGGggagaagaagcacgacgacccatCCCTGGTCATCGCGTCGCACCATGACATATTAATATCTGTTTTTGAGAG TAAGGATGAAGCCTTGAGGTCCAAAGTTTACAGTTACAAGCATGGATTTTCTGGCTTCGCAGCGATGCTCACAAAGTCCCAAGCTGAGGCAATCGCAA GATTTCCCGAAGTTGTCACCGTGAAGCCTAACACTTTTCATGAAACACACACAACTCGGAGCTGGGACTTCCTTGGCCTTCAACATAACCAACCACCACAACAACCGGGACTCCTCAAACAAGCAAAGTACGGTGAAGATGTCATCGTTGGCGTGATCGATTCAG GCATATGGCCTGAATCACGAAGCTTTGATGACAATGGGTATGGCCCTGTGCCGGCACGGTGGAAAGGGAAATGCCAGACTGGCCAGGAGTTCAACTCCACAAGTTGCAACCGAAAGATCATCGGCGCGCGGTGGTACGGTCGTGGCATCAGTGCCGAGGTGCTAAAGAGAAACTACAACTCACCTAGGGACATCCACGGCCATGGCACACATGTTGCATCGACTATCGCTGGCAGGGAAGTGCAGCGTGTGAGCTACGGAGGCCTAGGCATGGGGGTCGCACGTGGCGGGGCACCACGTGCACGGCTCGGTATCTACAAGGCATGCTGGGTGGGTGGGGGTTGCCCTGACGCGGCGGTCCTTGCGGCCATCGACGACGCCATATATGATGGCGTGGATGTCTTGTCGCTATCGATTGCAGGGGTTGGTCATGAGCTCCCCGGGACACTGCATGCTGTGCAAAGAGGGATATCTGTTGTGTTCGGTGGTGGGAATGATGGCCCTGTGCCACAGACTATAAGTAATACCATACCATGGGTTACCACGGTGGCCGCTAGCACGATTGACCGGTCTTTCCCAACCTTGATATCGCTGGGAAACAAAGAACAGCTGGTG GGGCAATCTCTTCACTACAATGCATCTGTGAGCAGTGACTTTAAAGAACTTGTTTATCCCGAAAG CTGTGACGCGAGGTCACTTGAATTGAGCAATGTCACTGGCAAAACCGTCCTGTGCTATCAACCGGCGGCGGCGAAAAGCATGCCGCCTCAACAAGCACTACCTATGGTCATCAATCTCACCACCATGGCTGGCGCCAAGGGCCTCATATTCGCACAGTACACTACTAACCTCCTCGAAATCCTGCCTTTGTGTAGAGGCGTTATGCCCTGTGTAGTGGTGGATTTTGAGATCGCACAACGAATTGCCTCCTATTGGAGGTGGGACACAGG GAATCCGGTGGTGAAGGTGTCACCTGCCATGACAACTGTCGGAAAAGGGGTGTTGTCGCCGAAGGTCGCCTCGTTCTCATCGAGAGGTCCAAGCATGTTGTTCCCTAGCATACTCAAG CCCGACATTGCTGcacccggcgtcagcatcttggcaGCGCAGCAGGGCTCCTACGTTTTCAAATCTGGGACATCCATGGCATGTCCACATGTCTCTGCTGTGACCGCACTGCTCAAGTCGGTTCACCTTGATTGGTCACCTGCCATGATCAAGTCTGCCATCGTCACCACAG CATCTGTGACTGATTGTTTTGGCATGCCAATCCAAGCAGAAGCGGTCCCAAGGAAACTAGCCGACCCCTTCGACTTTGGTGGTGGACATATTGACCCAGAAAGAGCTGTTGACCCTGGCTTGGTTTACGACGTGGATGCAAGAGAGTATAACAAGTTTTTCAACTGCACAATTGGATATTTAGACGGTTGTGAGTCCTACTACCTCAATCTCAACCTCCCATCAATCGCCGTGCCAGACCTCAAAGACAAGGTCGTGCTTCAGCGCAGTGTGACTAACGTTGGGCCGGTGGAAGCAACATATCATTTAGTGGTTGAAGCTCCAGCAGGGATAGATGTGTCCGTAGAACCATCTGTGATTAGTTTCACCAAAGGAAGCGGTAGAAGCGCGACATTTATGGTTACATTCACAACAAGGCAGAGAGTGCAAGGAGGATACACTTTCGGGAGCTTGACATGGTCAGACGGAAGTACCCACTCAGTGAGAATCCCGATTGCTGTACAGACTGTGATACAAGACTTTGTTGCGGATACCGCTTAA